In Malus sylvestris chromosome 16, drMalSylv7.2, whole genome shotgun sequence, the following are encoded in one genomic region:
- the LOC126606864 gene encoding uncharacterized protein LOC126606864 yields the protein MSNDAIVSPPEVKAFITTLLKNKKHQKEKKAYGMENIRAGLRGEGIGQAVDSDDDDDEDECDDDMGPEERRSFKQALRASKQSAWEKEHLHKIPNRGQGSGTSGGAQMSRGGSLRESQPTPPIAPSLYNSSKARQKSVWSYFKGGNVKEGMGRLISKFFIYENVPAKKASSHHFKNMVLGCQQAGVGVQPPTPYEVRNKYLEMEHKDIGKYVNKLRSKWETNGCTIMCDGWTGPTRLSIINFMVYSKGKTIFLKSVDASDHIKNYKYIYKLLRDVIMEVGEHNVVQVVTDNGSAFVKAGKKLMKHHNVFWTSCAAHCIDLMFEAMGKRENIANVVKRARTITNYIYNHGWLLAKMREFCKGEIIRPATTRFATNYIALESLLKKKAGLKQLFTSDDWANHNFSRSNAGRMVESIVLDHAFWTQSEHVCQLFEPLYKVLRIVDIKVYPTMGAVYELMHVVKEELERKPGARWVIKIIDDRWYKTLYHDLHAAAYYLNPRYQYIPGVGDDGALIRDVHNVYSKLDPASPEVGQFGNELTWFKDARRTFGEPTSIAARTTMSPTEWWILYGTDAPTMRKLAIKVLSQTASSSACERNWSTFALIHTKQRNRLAHSRLEKLVYCYYNMKLQIRDKEAEIDHVDLGDPLNVFDIVGEDDDTEGNQLYQWIRPLHLDDDEGNPAPRVAKEARNEGINVERVLEEEVGFSSADSLEELLLPKPRNTGIPPSSNPTQPQHRADTNDSSSTRSGDSPTTGGGNDEGYSGAGGSGGGYGNYYGPPPGFMTPFTGEANFTHATQDDDHGSRRAGPGIGAIGKDYTRRERGKGILSSQEDESLFRTSDSIGVGSSNYGYTHNQPSPYPSYPIPVGMESSDSWKQSQTQSSNDFAYGQPQPISDPYVWHVNNYMQNYFGDLSFDNYSSQYTHSTHTDDEDSEKFEPHRNSMWY from the exons atgtccaacgatgcgatagtgtcccccccagaagtgaaggcattcatcaccacattattaaaaaataaaaaacaccagaaggaaaagaaagcatatggaatggaaaatattcgagctgggctacgaggagaaggcattggccaagcggttgacagtgatgatgatgacgatgaggacgaatgtgatgatgacatgggacctgaagaacggcGTAGTttcaaacaagcattacgtgcctccaaacagtcagcatgggaaaaagaacaccttcataaaattcctaatagaggacaaggttccgggacaagtggtggtgcacaaatgagtcggggaggcagtcttagagaatcacaaccaacaccaccaatagccccaagtttatataactcatccaaagcacgtcaaaagagtgtttggagttatttcaagggaggtaatgtgaaggagggaatggggcgtctaattagcaagttctttatctatgaaaatgtccctgctaagaaggcatcatcacatcatttcaaaaatatggtattgggatgtcaacaggccggtgttggagtacaacctcccactccctatgaggtaagaaacaaatatttggaaatgGAGCATAAAGACATTGGcaagtatgttaacaagttgaggtcaaagtgggaaactaatggttgcacaatcatgtgtgacggatggactggcccaaccagattgtctatcataaacttcatggtatactccaagggaaagacaatttttttgaagtccgttgatgcttcagaccatataaagaactacaagtatatttacaagttattgagggatgtaatcatggaggtgggagagcataatgttgtccaagtcgtgaccgacaacggttctgcatttgtcaaagctggaaaaaagttaatgaagcatcataatgtgttttggacatcatgtgcagcacattgtattgatctcatgtttgaggcaatggggaagagagagaatattgCTAATGTtgtaaaaagagctagaacaatcacaaattatatttacaaccacggttggttgttggcaaagatgcgtgaattttgcaaaggagaaattattcgtccagctaccactcgattcgccaccaactatattgcattagaaagcctacttaagaagaaagcagggttgaagcaactattcactagtgacgattgggccaaccacaatttcagccgctcaaatgcaggtcgtatggtggaaagtatagtgcttgatcatgctttctggactcaatcagaacatgtgtgccaattgtttgaacctctttacaaggTTTTACGGATTGTTGACATaaaagtgtatcctactatgggggcagtatatgagttgatgcatgtagtgaaggaggaattggaaagaaaacctggtgcaaggtgggtcataaagataattgatgatcgatggtataaaacattataccacgatttgcatgcagcag catattatttgaatcctcgataccaatacatacctggtgttggagatgatggtgcCCTTATACGTgatgtacataatgtatactctaaattggaccctgcatcaccagaagttggccaatttggaaatgag ctaacatggtttaaagatgcaagaagaacttttggagaaccaacatcaattgctgctcgaacaacaatgtctccta ctgaatggtggatcctgtatgggaccgatgcaccaactatgagaaagttagcaatcaaagtattatcacaaacagcttcctcatctgcttgtgaaagaaattggagcacatttgcactcatacacacaaagcaaagaaataggttggctcatagtaggttggaaaaattagtttattgctactacaacatgaagcttcaaattcgagataaggaagcagaaatagatcatgtcgacctTGGTGACCCACtaaatgtgtttgatattgttggtgaagatgatgatacagagggtaaccaactttatcaatggattagacctcttcatttagatgatgatgaaggcaacccagctcccagagttgctaaagaagcacgtaatgaagggataaatgtagaaagagtattagaggaggaggtgggatttagcagcgctgactctttggaagaacttttgctcccaaaaccaagaaacactggaattccaccttcttccaatcctacacaaccacaacatcgtgctgatactaatgatagctctagtacaagatcaggagactcacctaccaccggaggtgggaatgatgaaggatacagtggagctggaggtagtggtggtggatatggaaactattatggaccacctcccggatttatgacccccttcactggtgaggcaaacttcacgcatgcaacacaagatgatgaccatggcagtaggcgggcaggaccaggaattggtgctaTAGGGAAagactatactcgtagagaaagaggcaaggggattttgtcaagtcaagaagatgaatCGTTATTTAGAACTTCGGACTCTAttggagtgggaagtagtaactatggttatactcataaccaaccatctccttacccttcatatcccattcctgttgggatggaatcgagcgactcatggaaacaatcccagactcaatcttcaaatgattttgcttatggacaacctcaaccaatctcggatccatatgtgtggcatgttaacaattacatgcaaaactattttggggatttatcatttgataactactcttcacaatacactcactctacacatacagatgatgaagatagtgaaaaatttgaacctcataggaactctatgtggtactaa